From a single Microcoleus sp. FACHB-672 genomic region:
- a CDS encoding pyridoxine 5'-phosphate synthase, whose amino-acid sequence MPTLGVNIDHIATIRQARRTVEPDPVAAAVLAELAGADGITVHLREDRRHIQDRDVRLLRQTVRTHLNLEMAATSEMVAIALDIQPDYVTLVPERREEVTTEGGLDINGQMHRLGEIVGTLQGAGIPVSLFIDADPVQIAASAIVKAKFIELHTGRYAEAADEVSRQKELAVLAQGCEQALAAGLRVNAGHGLTYWNVYPIAGIEGMEELNIGHTIISRAVLVGMERAVREMKQAMRGEF is encoded by the coding sequence TTGCCTACACTTGGCGTCAACATTGACCATATTGCCACGATCCGGCAGGCGCGGCGGACGGTTGAGCCAGATCCGGTTGCCGCAGCGGTGCTGGCAGAACTTGCCGGCGCTGATGGCATCACCGTGCATTTGCGAGAAGATCGGCGGCATATTCAAGACCGAGATGTGCGCTTGCTGCGGCAGACGGTTCGCACCCATTTGAATTTAGAGATGGCAGCGACATCGGAAATGGTGGCCATCGCACTCGATATTCAACCCGACTACGTCACCCTCGTACCGGAACGCCGAGAAGAAGTGACCACTGAGGGAGGGCTGGATATTAACGGCCAAATGCACCGCCTCGGTGAGATTGTAGGGACTTTGCAAGGGGCGGGAATTCCGGTTAGCTTGTTTATTGACGCCGATCCCGTTCAGATAGCAGCATCGGCGATTGTGAAGGCGAAGTTTATTGAACTGCACACGGGTCGCTATGCTGAAGCAGCAGATGAAGTGAGCCGGCAGAAAGAATTAGCGGTGTTAGCCCAAGGCTGCGAACAAGCACTCGCTGCCGGCTTGCGAGTGAATGCCGGCCACGGTTTGACCTACTGGAACGTTTATCCCATTGCCGGCATTGAAGGCATGGAAGAGCTCAACATTGGTCATACAATTATCAGTCGAGCTGTTTTAGTGGGTATGGAGCGAGCCGTCCGCGAGATGAAGCAAGCCATGCGAGGAGAATTTTAA